One stretch of Paenibacillus sp. FSL R5-0341 DNA includes these proteins:
- a CDS encoding DUF3169 family protein: protein MKSSSSSSIKKRLRLPLYAAGGAVVGFIGANGVRKVPSDLNWTLSVYYDYDLLFAVLAAAVVVMMLWNIFSLSRTPSVPPMEEDTYGESDSLISPAERSLGKAMILSGFSVIVAFTWAALALSLYASNRNMPNYPELFNLVNLIGACISIFIVVILQSLTLKRYNRYFPDRALDLNSRNMKKDHFEKLDEGEKWIVYRAAYRSFQMMNLLLGVGMLSMVLYSVLFTFAPFPIVMLSIIWIANIGIYYRETYRASNQ, encoded by the coding sequence TTGAAAAGTTCATCATCCTCATCCATTAAGAAGCGGTTGCGTCTTCCCTTGTATGCAGCAGGTGGCGCTGTAGTTGGTTTTATCGGAGCTAACGGGGTCCGCAAAGTCCCTTCTGACCTGAACTGGACGCTGTCGGTGTACTATGACTATGATCTTTTATTTGCAGTCCTGGCTGCTGCGGTGGTGGTTATGATGTTGTGGAATATATTCAGTCTCTCCCGAACGCCATCTGTTCCTCCGATGGAAGAAGATACTTATGGAGAGTCTGATTCTCTAATCTCTCCTGCAGAGCGTTCCCTCGGAAAAGCGATGATCCTCAGCGGATTCAGTGTTATTGTTGCATTTACCTGGGCAGCACTGGCCTTATCCTTGTACGCATCCAACAGAAACATGCCGAATTATCCAGAACTGTTTAACCTCGTGAATCTCATTGGTGCGTGTATCTCCATTTTCATCGTCGTGATCCTGCAAAGTCTGACGCTCAAAAGATATAACCGTTATTTCCCTGATCGTGCACTGGATTTGAACTCGCGCAATATGAAGAAAGATCATTTCGAGAAACTCGATGAAGGTGAGAAATGGATCGTGTATCGCGCAGCCTATCGTTCTTTCCAAATGATGAACCTATTGCTCGGTGTCGGCATGTTGTCCATGGTGCTGTATTCGGTTCTATTTACCTTCGCTCCATTCCCAATCGTTATGCTCTCTATTATCTGGATTGCCAACATCGGAATCTATTATCGTGAAACCTATCGTGCGAGTAACCAGTAA
- a CDS encoding helix-turn-helix transcriptional regulator yields the protein MEELHNHVRELRARDRLSQTELAKLIGASRQTIALIERGDYSPSVVLALKIAHVFREPVEKIFELKGGD from the coding sequence GTGGAAGAATTGCACAATCACGTTCGGGAGTTACGGGCCAGAGACCGACTGTCCCAAACGGAACTAGCCAAACTCATCGGCGCATCCCGTCAAACCATTGCTTTGATTGAACGTGGGGATTACTCCCCATCAGTCGTCCTGGCATTAAAAATAGCCCACGTCTTTCGTGAACCCGTCGAAAAAATCTTTGAATTGAAAGGTGGAGATTAG
- a CDS encoding MFS transporter — protein sequence MKYADLHPNIRIRIITDFFTDLTQKSIIPFMAIYLSVQIGAGLAGVLLTVNIVASIIVGLGAGYWSDRIGRKKLMVIAQSLQVVALLCLAIANSPWMDSIIVTCVMFLLSSLSSGITVPIANAMIVDVSSEHERHYVYGLQYWTTNVAVTFGTLMGGLFFESFRFLLFSLVCLESMATLFILVFMIQETMDKRVYNTTGQSKDSDPSNRLMEANAPIQRNILKTYWAVFQNKRFMIFFTATVLAVSLEFQLDKYIAVRLKNEFTAQLFGSDISGLHMFSLIMVINTVMVALVAIPFSRWIGRFPSRSIMTVGMLLYTAGFTVLAFSNWAWLLILSAILLTIGELMYAPVRQVMLAGMIPDSDRAAYMAADGLSYNVAALIGSLGLTIGAFLPSYAMAGLYVLMGLGALVFFRMLLRKPEEQNEHLSCADAS from the coding sequence ATGAAATACGCCGATTTGCACCCGAACATCAGGATACGCATCATTACTGATTTTTTCACCGATCTAACCCAGAAGTCCATCATTCCATTCATGGCAATCTATCTGAGTGTTCAGATTGGCGCAGGTTTGGCGGGGGTATTGCTGACGGTCAATATTGTGGCTTCGATAATCGTGGGATTGGGGGCAGGATATTGGTCTGACCGGATCGGACGAAAGAAATTAATGGTGATCGCACAAAGTCTCCAGGTCGTGGCTCTACTATGCTTGGCCATCGCCAACTCGCCGTGGATGGATTCGATCATCGTCACCTGTGTCATGTTTCTGCTCAGCAGTCTCAGTTCAGGGATCACCGTCCCCATTGCTAATGCCATGATTGTTGATGTAAGCAGTGAACATGAACGTCATTATGTATATGGATTGCAATATTGGACAACCAACGTAGCTGTAACCTTTGGCACACTGATGGGCGGACTATTTTTCGAGTCATTTCGTTTTCTGTTGTTCAGTCTGGTATGTCTAGAAAGTATGGCTACCCTATTTATTTTGGTCTTTATGATTCAAGAAACAATGGATAAACGCGTATATAATACTACCGGTCAATCCAAGGATTCCGATCCATCCAACAGACTAATGGAAGCCAATGCTCCCATCCAGAGGAACATACTGAAAACGTACTGGGCGGTCTTTCAAAACAAACGTTTCATGATATTTTTTACAGCCACTGTACTTGCGGTCTCCCTGGAATTTCAGTTGGATAAATACATCGCTGTTCGTCTAAAAAATGAATTCACCGCCCAACTGTTCGGTTCAGATATCTCAGGTCTGCATATGTTCAGCCTGATCATGGTCATCAACACTGTAATGGTCGCCTTGGTTGCCATTCCGTTCTCCAGATGGATCGGTCGCTTCCCGTCCCGATCTATCATGACTGTCGGTATGCTCCTCTATACCGCAGGTTTCACCGTACTGGCTTTCAGCAACTGGGCCTGGTTACTCATCTTATCCGCTATACTGCTTACCATTGGAGAATTGATGTACGCCCCTGTTCGTCAGGTCATGCTCGCGGGTATGATTCCCGATTCGGACCGTGCTGCCTACATGGCCGCTGACGGGTTGAGCTATAACGTGGCTGCCCTCATCGGAAGTCTCGGGTTAACCATAGGAGCCTTTCTGCCTTCATATGCGATGGCTGGTCTATATGTACTCATGGGGCTTGGAGCGCTCGTCTTTTTCCGAATGTTACTTCGAAAGCCAGAGGAACAGAATGAACATCTGTCGTGTGCAGATGCATCTTGA
- a CDS encoding ABC transporter substrate-binding protein — MDVSEHYIQLRLNFLHVHDEQEIHTTVGELADHLCCTMRNMNLIMNKFKENGWVMWNPQRGRGKESILVFCIPLLEVVRERYDHLLNGNRIEDAYELASTLPITMREHLMQQMQHQFGLRSNEGARGRVDTLRIPQNTPFKTLDPTQTAMWGEVFIIAEVFDRLVRYNAERQVCEPSLAIAWESHADGREWTFYLHKGIPFHHGKILDAEDVKFTFDRIISDRSNPCRPLFSSIESIEAYDQLTVRFVLNKPNFMFPDLMSSMCASILPRDVEMTPLHPIGTGPYRLTRHDSKLLVLEVFNAYFRGRAYVDRVEVWQLPHSAKAESIIKHDLFPDAQPRAVQHEMQGGVYMTFNMQKEGPQHDVNFRRAIQQLLNAHEMLEALKSKNTQAASSLIRGRVQKQPLTESRDQGGAWKLQSEQPDGSAKPALSVDSSLAQASALLRRSSYQGQMLSLWVEEGEKMEADMVWFAERCEQIGLHICITPGDPVHAVYQDGFRDCDLIYTGEVFDDHVVLSLVTMYTFQNTLFLIAMNDYWRHELEQECGHVVMIKEPAERLNRLIQLEDRLIQEALLLPTYSFKEEHAHHSSLRGYHVAGHGLPDLRRLWVKRRPGTAEEDTSYPVYIPLW; from the coding sequence ATGGACGTATCAGAACATTACATTCAATTGCGATTGAACTTTCTGCATGTGCATGATGAACAAGAAATACATACAACGGTAGGTGAACTCGCCGATCATTTATGTTGTACCATGCGTAACATGAACCTCATTATGAACAAATTCAAAGAGAACGGATGGGTCATGTGGAACCCGCAGCGCGGTAGAGGCAAAGAATCGATACTTGTCTTTTGCATCCCCCTGCTTGAAGTGGTTCGTGAACGGTATGACCATCTCCTGAATGGGAACAGGATCGAGGACGCCTATGAACTTGCCTCCACCTTACCAATTACGATGCGAGAACATCTGATGCAGCAAATGCAGCATCAATTCGGTCTGCGTTCGAACGAAGGGGCCAGAGGGCGAGTGGATACATTACGGATTCCGCAAAATACGCCGTTTAAGACTCTCGACCCAACGCAGACGGCGATGTGGGGAGAAGTTTTCATCATTGCAGAGGTGTTCGATCGTTTGGTTCGCTATAATGCTGAACGTCAAGTCTGCGAGCCGAGTCTGGCTATAGCATGGGAGAGTCATGCGGATGGAAGGGAATGGACCTTTTATCTGCACAAAGGCATACCATTTCATCATGGAAAGATTCTGGATGCAGAGGACGTCAAGTTTACCTTTGATCGCATTATCTCTGACAGGAGTAACCCTTGCAGGCCGCTGTTTAGTTCGATTGAGAGCATAGAGGCGTATGACCAGTTGACTGTACGTTTTGTGTTGAATAAGCCAAACTTCATGTTCCCGGATCTGATGAGCAGTATGTGTGCATCTATCCTGCCTAGAGATGTGGAGATGACCCCGCTTCATCCGATTGGAACAGGACCTTATCGTTTGACTCGTCATGATTCGAAGCTGCTTGTGCTTGAGGTGTTCAATGCCTATTTCAGAGGACGGGCTTATGTGGATCGTGTTGAAGTGTGGCAGCTCCCTCACTCGGCAAAGGCGGAGTCCATCATCAAGCATGATTTATTTCCGGATGCACAACCTCGTGCCGTACAGCATGAGATGCAGGGTGGTGTGTATATGACATTTAATATGCAGAAGGAAGGGCCGCAGCATGACGTGAATTTTCGACGGGCTATCCAGCAGCTATTGAATGCGCATGAGATGTTGGAAGCGCTCAAGAGCAAGAACACGCAGGCTGCATCTAGTTTGATTCGAGGACGAGTTCAGAAGCAGCCTTTAACGGAGAGTCGGGATCAAGGGGGGGCGTGGAAACTGCAATCGGAACAACCGGATGGTTCTGCTAAACCAGCACTTTCCGTAGACTCTTCGCTGGCGCAGGCCTCAGCATTATTACGTCGTAGCTCTTACCAAGGGCAGATGTTAAGTCTGTGGGTGGAAGAAGGTGAGAAGATGGAGGCGGACATGGTCTGGTTTGCAGAGAGATGTGAACAAATTGGCCTACATATATGCATTACTCCGGGAGACCCGGTCCATGCAGTCTATCAAGATGGATTCAGGGATTGTGATCTGATCTATACAGGAGAAGTTTTCGATGATCATGTCGTGCTGAGTCTCGTGACGATGTATACCTTCCAGAACACGTTATTCCTGATTGCGATGAATGATTACTGGAGACATGAACTGGAACAGGAATGTGGACACGTTGTCATGATTAAGGAACCTGCGGAGCGGTTGAATAGATTGATTCAGCTGGAAGATCGATTGATTCAGGAGGCGCTGCTTCTGCCCACCTACAGCTTCAAGGAAGAACATGCCCATCATTCTTCTCTGCGTGGTTATCATGTTGCGGGACATGGTCTGCCTGATCTGCGCCGATTGTGGGTGAAGAGAAGACCTGGTACCGCTGAAGAGGATACGAGTTATCCGGTGTATATTCCGTTGTGGTAG
- a CDS encoding serine hydrolase has protein sequence MTTTQLRASLEGLDEFIDEQLQLWKGVGTAVAVIHKDEVIWQKGYGYRDLESKLEVTPNTLFAIGSSTKAFTAATAALLVDQGILDWDAPVKTYMKDFRMFDPVATERLTIRDMLCHRSGLPRHELVWYNSPRTREELVRTLQYLEPNQDFRNKWQYQNMMYMTAGYLVGQLKENSWEEVVQKSLFDPLGMNSSLFSVDEMQLQTDYACPYMEQDGQHTRIPFRAIDAVGPAGSINSNLVDMIAWLQFQSHQGEWEGTSLISKEQMKVMHSPQMACDSAFNSKELPVSTYGLGWMIEPYRGHAMIHHGGAIDGFASQVAFLPEEQIGIVVLSNTHGSIIPYTVAFHIMDRLLGLEPVNWSSRMSKLMGKEPAETETNPENTSELSIHPETAVEQNIEEPQVAPFDRPLTAYAGIYTHPGYGEMSIQETTDGLQATFNAIEMPMEYTGKDTFSVEFVLFGLKVTYTFTLNESSDVAQSISIPLLLEPGTKPIEFIRVS, from the coding sequence ATGACGACAACTCAGCTTCGCGCATCACTGGAAGGACTGGATGAATTCATCGACGAGCAACTTCAACTATGGAAAGGTGTCGGCACAGCGGTGGCTGTAATCCATAAGGATGAAGTCATCTGGCAAAAAGGCTACGGGTACCGTGATCTGGAGTCCAAACTTGAAGTTACCCCCAATACGCTGTTTGCCATCGGTTCAAGTACCAAAGCCTTTACCGCAGCAACTGCTGCTCTGCTTGTGGATCAGGGGATACTGGACTGGGATGCACCTGTGAAGACCTATATGAAAGATTTCCGGATGTTCGATCCGGTGGCAACAGAACGTCTCACCATTCGCGACATGCTGTGTCATCGTTCCGGTCTTCCAAGACATGAGTTGGTATGGTACAACTCCCCACGTACAAGAGAAGAACTTGTTCGTACATTACAGTATCTGGAGCCGAATCAAGATTTCCGAAACAAATGGCAGTATCAGAACATGATGTACATGACGGCAGGTTATCTGGTTGGACAATTGAAAGAAAATTCGTGGGAAGAGGTTGTTCAAAAGTCTCTATTTGACCCCCTAGGTATGAACTCAAGCCTGTTCTCTGTCGATGAGATGCAGCTTCAGACTGACTATGCTTGTCCTTATATGGAACAGGATGGTCAGCATACAAGAATACCATTTCGAGCTATTGACGCTGTTGGCCCAGCTGGTTCCATTAACAGTAATCTGGTCGACATGATCGCATGGCTTCAATTCCAGTCGCATCAAGGTGAATGGGAAGGAACGTCACTGATATCGAAGGAACAGATGAAGGTTATGCACAGTCCTCAGATGGCTTGTGATTCAGCATTCAACAGCAAAGAGCTGCCTGTGAGTACATATGGTCTGGGCTGGATGATTGAGCCGTATCGTGGGCATGCCATGATTCATCATGGTGGGGCTATTGATGGCTTTGCATCACAAGTTGCCTTTTTGCCAGAGGAGCAGATTGGAATCGTGGTTCTGAGCAATACCCACGGAAGTATAATTCCGTATACGGTTGCTTTTCATATCATGGACCGACTGCTTGGATTGGAGCCCGTTAATTGGAGTTCCAGAATGAGCAAATTAATGGGAAAAGAACCGGCAGAAACAGAGACTAATCCGGAGAATACTTCGGAATTATCTATTCACCCAGAAACTGCTGTTGAGCAAAACATTGAAGAACCTCAAGTTGCTCCGTTTGATCGTCCTCTCACCGCTTATGCGGGTATTTACACGCATCCTGGTTATGGCGAAATGTCCATTCAGGAAACAACGGACGGGTTACAGGCAACCTTTAACGCGATCGAAATGCCTATGGAATACACCGGAAAAGATACGTTTTCGGTCGAATTCGTGTTATTCGGTCTGAAGGTCACGTATACGTTCACCCTGAATGAATCATCAGACGTTGCTCAATCCATCTCCATTCCTTTGCTGCTTGAGCCGGGTACGAAGCCTATTGAATTCATTAGGGTTTCGTAA